The following proteins are encoded in a genomic region of Cetobacterium sp. 8H:
- a CDS encoding TIGR03986 family CRISPR-associated RAMP protein, with product MAKAKIEAINKDAKKVTIKGKEYQIGKAKWNGENLANKLDVGVEIEFDIKGANLDFKRVVSSEENSFSKGNNNNSRFNNNNKFGGSKFGGNTSSQSVSSVKFNYPYNFVRVGEKVEREAINKGGFSGKIVCTLTNKSPIFFPEPKGNEITTTHSREMFYKKDGKYIIPASSLKGSFRSVLEAISNSCLLNIENERLEKRLGAGAFNDRVFGIIKRLPTENEDGLIVEATVLKVKTDALPFEYKDRRGKGKESIYDLPLSNLIKNYEHIDKANDFDKITNGKKDMDGILWISSDIFSKKHEKILYPTQNGKSFRFTMDEYRDIQYLLKQRNERDLKKSGKEFYIENIKSGDPIIFQVDNNGNAKNLAFSEIPRLRYKYSPYDLVPTELKACDTFESACYACRIFGMTGNNNEEKKEEEKDKIALQGRVYFKDATIDKDEANIQSKPILIKSLGEPHPTLTGFYLENGTYDDKTKIRGRKFYWHHKDKLNVDYSKFKTSITPEKEEKHNSSIQFMNHGNKFNFEVSFKNLKEDELGLLLLTLELEDGMLHKFGKAKALGFGSSEVKVTNFLLQSQNRYESFDSSHIESGDKQKFIDSFKNKFNLESKDQWKDLKVIMNQDNKLDFSKSPFPESEDKKGQLNTLNWFTKMKREFKTSFKLPKIQDYK from the coding sequence GTGGCAAAAGCAAAAATTGAAGCAATTAATAAAGACGCTAAAAAGGTAACAATAAAAGGTAAAGAATATCAAATTGGAAAAGCTAAATGGAATGGTGAAAACTTAGCTAATAAACTTGATGTAGGAGTTGAAATTGAATTTGATATTAAGGGAGCTAATCTTGATTTTAAAAGAGTTGTATCCTCTGAAGAAAATAGCTTCTCAAAAGGAAATAATAACAATAGTAGATTTAATAATAACAATAAATTTGGTGGGAGTAAGTTTGGTGGAAATACATCTAGTCAAAGTGTGAGTAGTGTAAAGTTTAATTATCCATATAACTTTGTTAGAGTTGGAGAAAAAGTTGAAAGAGAAGCAATAAATAAAGGTGGTTTTTCTGGGAAAATAGTTTGTACTTTAACTAATAAATCACCTATATTTTTTCCAGAACCTAAAGGAAATGAGATAACTACAACTCACTCTAGAGAGATGTTTTATAAAAAAGATGGAAAGTATATTATTCCTGCAAGCTCTTTAAAAGGTAGCTTTAGAAGCGTTTTAGAGGCTATCTCTAACAGTTGCCTGCTTAATATTGAAAATGAAAGACTTGAAAAAAGACTTGGTGCTGGTGCTTTTAATGATAGAGTTTTTGGAATAATTAAAAGACTGCCTACTGAAAATGAAGATGGGCTTATTGTTGAAGCTACTGTTTTAAAAGTTAAAACTGATGCTCTTCCTTTTGAGTATAAAGATAGAAGAGGAAAGGGAAAAGAAAGTATTTACGATCTACCTCTTTCTAATTTAATAAAAAATTATGAACATATAGATAAAGCTAATGATTTTGATAAAATTACCAATGGTAAAAAGGATATGGATGGTATTCTTTGGATAAGTTCTGATATTTTTAGTAAAAAACATGAAAAAATACTTTACCCTACTCAAAATGGAAAATCATTTAGATTTACTATGGATGAATACAGGGATATTCAGTATCTTTTAAAACAAAGAAATGAAAGAGATTTAAAAAAGAGTGGAAAAGAGTTTTATATAGAAAATATCAAATCTGGAGATCCTATTATTTTCCAAGTTGATAATAATGGAAATGCTAAAAATCTTGCTTTCTCTGAAATTCCAAGATTAAGATATAAATATAGTCCATATGATTTAGTACCAACAGAACTAAAAGCTTGTGATACTTTTGAAAGTGCTTGTTATGCTTGTAGAATCTTTGGAATGACTGGTAATAATAACGAAGAGAAAAAAGAGGAAGAAAAAGATAAAATTGCTCTTCAAGGAAGAGTTTATTTTAAAGATGCTACTATTGATAAAGATGAAGCTAATATACAGTCTAAGCCTATTCTTATTAAATCTTTAGGTGAACCTCATCCTACTTTGACAGGATTCTATTTAGAAAATGGAACATATGATGATAAAACTAAAATTAGAGGTAGAAAATTCTATTGGCATCATAAAGACAAACTTAATGTTGATTATTCTAAATTCAAAACTTCAATAACTCCTGAAAAAGAGGAAAAACATAACTCTAGTATCCAGTTTATGAATCATGGGAATAAATTTAACTTTGAAGTGTCATTTAAAAATCTAAAAGAGGATGAATTGGGACTTCTTCTTTTAACTTTAGAATTGGAAGATGGTATGCTTCATAAGTTTGGAAAAGCTAAAGCTCTTGGATTTGGTAGTTCAGAAGTTAAAGTAACTAATTTTTTACTTCAATCCCAAAACAGATATGAATCTTTTGATTCTTCACATATTGAGAGTGGAGACAAACAAAAGTTCATAGATAGTTTCAAAAATAAATTTAATCTTGAAAGTAAGGATCAATGGAAGGATTTAAAAGTTATTATGAATCAAGATAATAAATTAGATTTCTCTAAGAGTCCATTCCCTGAATCAGAAGATAAAAAAGGGCAGTTAAATACTCTTAACTGGTTTACTAAAATGAAAAGAGAGTTTAAAACTAGCTTTAAACTTCCTAAAATTCAAGATTATAAATAG